A stretch of the Mesorhizobium huakuii genome encodes the following:
- a CDS encoding Ku protein, producing the protein MAPRASWKGYLKLSLVSCPVRLYPATTTSERISFNQLHKKTHNRINMKPVDPELGLVERSDLVKGYEYEDKQYIIIDDADLDAVRIESNHTMNIEAFVDEGEVDVIYQDAPYYLAPDGAMAEETFAVLREAMRKSGKLAIARLVLSSRERVVTIGARENGMFVCTLRNPNEVRGTVEYFGNIPAGKPDQEMLELAEALIKQKETTFDPKNYEDRYEIALMAMIREKLKGHKPIIAAAPERGNVINLMDALKASLSQSKPPAKSKSKADEVAANPAAKKAAAGGAPENPLKASLLKAVGKSKK; encoded by the coding sequence ATGGCGCCCAGGGCAAGTTGGAAGGGTTATCTCAAGCTCAGCCTCGTCAGCTGTCCGGTGCGGCTATACCCCGCAACGACCACCAGCGAGCGCATCTCGTTCAATCAGCTTCACAAGAAGACGCACAATCGCATCAACATGAAGCCGGTCGATCCGGAACTCGGGCTGGTCGAGCGCTCGGACCTGGTCAAGGGTTATGAGTATGAGGACAAGCAGTACATCATCATCGATGATGCCGACCTCGACGCGGTGCGCATCGAATCCAACCACACGATGAACATCGAGGCCTTCGTCGACGAGGGCGAAGTCGATGTCATCTACCAGGATGCGCCCTATTACCTGGCGCCGGATGGGGCGATGGCGGAAGAGACCTTTGCCGTGCTGCGCGAAGCCATGCGCAAATCCGGCAAGCTGGCGATCGCGCGGCTGGTGCTGTCGAGCCGCGAACGCGTGGTGACGATCGGCGCGCGCGAGAACGGCATGTTTGTGTGCACCTTGAGGAACCCGAACGAAGTGCGCGGCACGGTTGAATATTTCGGCAACATCCCCGCCGGCAAGCCGGACCAGGAAATGCTCGAACTGGCCGAAGCGCTGATCAAGCAAAAGGAAACCACCTTCGATCCGAAGAACTACGAAGACCGCTACGAGATCGCGCTGATGGCGATGATCCGCGAGAAGCTCAAGGGTCACAAGCCGATCATCGCGGCCGCACCCGAGCGCGGCAATGTCATCAATCTGATGGATGCCCTGAAGGCGAGCCTGTCGCAGTCGAAGCCGCCGGCCAAGTCGAAGAGCAAGGCCGACGAAGTGGCGGCAAACCCCGCCGCCAAGAAAGCGGCAGCGGGCGGTGCGCCTGAGAATCCGCTGAAGGCCAGTCTGCTCAAGGCGGTCGGCAAGAGCAAGAAATGA
- a CDS encoding GNAT family N-acetyltransferase: MAGQAMRIVAVGDAPDQPLSSDVGGLGAVAGYAARLHTSFDTVKPLWLRLEETGLCTGHQGFAWVEGIAKRLMPENAELLVVEVNDAATDAPVMLLPLMRRRARGHTVIEWLSGGVCDYSAPLLADARPWTRQSADAAWAAVCAVLPPTDRFHIAGIPRQIHGIDNPLALLSAVRDSIQIASGLALDGNPETLIKRICKSSFAKNFHKHCRRFQQMGKLDLVEAETPDMVEEQFATLLELRLNRFRELGRFDLLTQAPVVEFYRNAALQGLSDGSVRLFGLRVGEAYLAVIYVLVMKGTLHALLLGIDQDAVPNVSPGLTTIGKLMVWAREQGLGYFDLSVGSQGYKQHIGASSAVLAELCEAVTLKGRGSTAYIKLRGKTELFVRSKPGLYKAVQGVMRRFRRLKN, translated from the coding sequence GTGGCAGGCCAGGCAATGCGAATAGTCGCGGTGGGGGATGCACCGGACCAACCACTTTCCTCTGATGTCGGCGGTTTGGGCGCCGTCGCGGGCTATGCGGCGCGGCTGCACACCAGCTTCGACACCGTAAAGCCCCTCTGGTTGCGCCTTGAGGAGACTGGCCTGTGCACCGGCCACCAGGGCTTTGCCTGGGTGGAGGGGATCGCCAAACGGCTGATGCCCGAAAACGCGGAGCTGCTCGTCGTCGAGGTGAATGACGCCGCCACGGATGCTCCGGTCATGCTGCTGCCACTGATGCGCCGCCGGGCTCGGGGCCACACTGTGATCGAATGGCTGAGCGGCGGCGTGTGCGACTATTCGGCGCCACTGTTGGCCGATGCGAGACCATGGACCAGGCAGAGTGCGGACGCCGCCTGGGCGGCGGTGTGCGCCGTGCTGCCGCCGACGGACCGCTTCCACATCGCGGGAATCCCGCGACAGATTCACGGCATCGACAATCCGCTGGCGCTGCTTTCGGCGGTGCGCGACTCCATCCAGATCGCCTCGGGCCTGGCCCTGGATGGCAATCCGGAGACGCTGATCAAGCGCATCTGCAAATCGTCCTTTGCCAAGAATTTCCACAAGCACTGCCGCCGCTTCCAACAGATGGGCAAGCTCGATCTGGTCGAAGCCGAGACGCCTGACATGGTGGAGGAGCAGTTCGCCACGCTTCTGGAGCTCAGGCTCAACCGCTTCCGCGAGCTCGGGCGTTTCGACCTCCTGACGCAGGCGCCAGTCGTCGAGTTCTACCGCAACGCCGCCCTGCAGGGCCTGTCCGACGGCTCGGTGCGGCTGTTCGGGCTGCGTGTCGGTGAAGCCTATCTCGCCGTCATCTACGTGCTGGTCATGAAGGGCACCTTGCACGCGCTTCTGCTCGGGATTGACCAGGACGCGGTTCCCAACGTCTCGCCAGGCCTGACGACGATCGGCAAGCTGATGGTGTGGGCACGCGAGCAGGGGCTCGGCTATTTCGACCTCTCGGTCGGCAGCCAGGGATATAAGCAGCATATCGGCGCTTCGAGCGCGGTGCTGGCCGAGTTGTGCGAGGCGGTGACGCTGAAGGGCAGGGGCTCGACCGCCTATATCAAGCTGCGCGGCAAGACCGAGCTCTTCGTGCGCTCCAAGCCGGGGCTGTACAAGGCCGTGCAGGGCGTGATGCGGCGATTCCGGCGATTGAAGAACTGA
- a CDS encoding EthD family reductase, with product MASLVVMYGTPSDPAAFDAYYREKHIPLAKTIPGLRRYEISRGPVMTPAGPAKVHLIATLQFDDLAAIQNAFASAEGQAAAADLQIFATGGADMLIFDSEDV from the coding sequence ATGGCAAGCCTGGTGGTGATGTACGGCACACCCAGCGATCCGGCGGCGTTCGATGCCTACTATCGCGAAAAGCATATCCCGCTGGCCAAGACCATCCCGGGGTTGCGGCGCTATGAAATCAGCCGCGGCCCGGTGATGACGCCGGCGGGACCAGCGAAGGTCCATCTGATCGCCACCTTGCAGTTCGACGACCTGGCCGCCATCCAGAATGCGTTTGCCAGCGCCGAAGGGCAGGCGGCCGCGGCCGATCTCCAGATCTTCGCGACGGGTGGCGCCGATATGCTGATCTTCGACAGTGAGGATGTCTGA
- a CDS encoding glycosyltransferase, protein MRIACIHQGYELYGSDRSFAESVAALRAAFPSADIEVVLPRSGPIVEILEPHASRIVFEPLWVLRRQAMLRLATVEMARLPVALWRAWRRLSACDLVYVNTSIVADYAFASRLLPSKALLHIHEIPEGVLRRILVGLMHWSHADLIFNSKATRATFGEARSARSYVVYNGVAGPAAAQAMTYAGQRPLRVLLLGRINRIKGQEVLLQAIASLPAELRSRIEVRLVGGAFESVERERALAELVETMGLAGQVSALPFIPDPSEHYRWADIVTVPSRRPESLGRVAIEAMAYGRPPLVSAIGGLVEVVADGETGWHVPPGDAAALAAKLQEIILVPEAWRGFVAAGRKRYETIFSEPVAAAAIAAIAADKLKAAIARPGRTASTRQAETRP, encoded by the coding sequence ATGCGGATTGCTTGCATCCATCAGGGGTACGAACTCTACGGTTCCGACCGCAGCTTCGCGGAGAGCGTGGCAGCGTTGCGCGCCGCGTTTCCATCCGCCGACATCGAGGTGGTCTTGCCGCGCAGCGGACCGATCGTCGAAATCCTGGAGCCTCATGCCAGCCGCATCGTTTTCGAGCCGCTGTGGGTGCTGAGGCGCCAGGCAATGCTGAGGCTGGCGACCGTCGAGATGGCGCGGCTGCCGGTGGCGCTGTGGCGGGCCTGGCGGCGGCTCAGCGCTTGCGACCTCGTCTATGTCAACACCTCGATCGTCGCCGACTATGCGTTTGCGTCGCGCCTGTTGCCCAGCAAGGCACTGCTGCACATCCACGAAATTCCCGAAGGCGTGCTGCGCCGCATCCTCGTCGGCCTGATGCACTGGAGCCATGCCGACCTCATCTTCAACTCGAAAGCGACGCGCGCCACCTTCGGCGAGGCCAGATCCGCGCGCTCCTACGTTGTCTACAATGGCGTTGCCGGTCCGGCGGCGGCGCAAGCGATGACCTATGCTGGCCAACGCCCGCTGCGGGTGCTGCTGCTTGGCCGCATCAACCGGATCAAGGGCCAGGAAGTGCTTTTGCAGGCGATCGCCTCGCTGCCGGCGGAACTCAGGTCGAGGATCGAGGTGCGGCTGGTCGGCGGCGCCTTCGAAAGCGTCGAGCGCGAGCGCGCTCTCGCCGAACTGGTCGAGACCATGGGGCTGGCCGGACAGGTCAGCGCCTTGCCCTTCATCCCGGACCCTTCTGAGCATTACCGCTGGGCCGACATCGTCACCGTGCCGTCGCGGCGTCCGGAATCGCTCGGCCGCGTCGCCATCGAGGCGATGGCCTATGGCCGGCCGCCGCTGGTGTCGGCGATCGGCGGTCTGGTCGAGGTGGTCGCCGATGGCGAGACCGGCTGGCATGTTCCGCCGGGCGATGCAGCGGCCCTTGCCGCGAAACTGCAGGAGATCATCCTAGTCCCCGAGGCCTGGCGCGGTTTTGTCGCCGCCGGGCGCAAGCGCTACGAGACGATTTTCAGTGAGCCGGTCGCCGCCGCCGCGATCGCGGCGATCGCCGCCGACAAGCTGAAAGCGGCGATCGCAAGGCCGGGCAGGACGGCAAGCACCCGCCAGGCGGAGACACGGCCGTGA
- a CDS encoding DUF1972 domain-containing protein has product MKSEQPSILILGTRGIPAAHGGFETFAEKLALFLAGRGWKVGVYCQEEVERVDQRVRVDTWRGIDLIHVQVASKGPRATLEFDWQCVLDAARRPGVCLVLGYNGAVFLTWLRLMRRKVITNMDGIEWRRPKWGRAARTWFWLNEWIGAWASHRLVADHPVIADHLATRRPRSAIATIAYGADPVTAAPEAPVRALGLEPGKYLISIARIEPDNNILPIVEAFCSQKRDMKLVVLGTLSDQIPYHVAVRKAANASVVLPGAIYDQAAVKALRYHARAYMHGHTVGGTNPSLVEALAAGNMVIAHDNPYNRWVAGAAAIHFTDTQSCAERMQQAMEDDALVKACGEAARTRAREAFRWDDVLLAYENEAYRLLGVSAPRTAAIERPSPGAV; this is encoded by the coding sequence ATGAAATCGGAACAGCCTTCCATCCTGATCCTGGGGACGCGCGGCATCCCCGCCGCCCATGGCGGCTTCGAGACCTTCGCCGAGAAGCTGGCGCTGTTTCTGGCCGGGCGCGGCTGGAAGGTCGGCGTCTACTGCCAGGAGGAGGTCGAGCGGGTCGACCAGAGGGTGCGCGTCGACACATGGCGCGGCATCGACCTCATTCACGTCCAGGTCGCCTCGAAAGGCCCGCGCGCGACGCTGGAATTCGACTGGCAATGCGTGCTCGACGCCGCCCGGCGGCCCGGCGTTTGCCTTGTGCTCGGCTACAATGGCGCGGTCTTCCTGACCTGGCTCAGGCTGATGCGGCGCAAGGTCATCACCAATATGGACGGCATCGAGTGGCGCCGCCCCAAATGGGGGCGCGCGGCGCGCACATGGTTCTGGCTCAACGAGTGGATCGGCGCCTGGGCCTCGCACCGCCTGGTCGCCGACCATCCAGTGATTGCCGATCACCTGGCGACGCGCCGGCCGCGCAGCGCCATCGCCACCATCGCCTATGGCGCCGACCCGGTGACAGCGGCGCCCGAGGCGCCGGTGCGCGCGCTCGGCCTCGAGCCTGGAAAATACCTGATCTCGATCGCGCGGATCGAGCCCGACAACAACATCCTGCCGATCGTCGAAGCTTTCTGCAGCCAGAAGCGCGACATGAAACTGGTGGTGCTGGGCACGCTGTCCGACCAGATTCCCTATCACGTCGCGGTCCGCAAGGCGGCGAACGCCTCGGTGGTGCTGCCCGGCGCTATCTATGACCAGGCGGCGGTCAAGGCGCTCCGCTATCACGCCCGCGCCTATATGCATGGCCACACGGTCGGCGGCACCAACCCGTCGCTGGTCGAGGCGCTGGCCGCCGGCAACATGGTGATCGCGCATGACAATCCCTACAACAGATGGGTCGCGGGTGCGGCCGCCATCCATTTCACCGACACGCAAAGCTGCGCCGAGCGGATGCAGCAGGCGATGGAGGATGACGCGCTGGTCAAGGCCTGCGGCGAGGCCGCCAGGACACGCGCCCGCGAAGCCTTCCGCTGGGACGATGTCCTCTTGGCCTATGAGAACGAAGCCTACCGGCTTCTCGGCGTGAGCGCCCCAAGAACGGCCGCGATCGAACGCCCCTCGCCCGGCGCGGTATGA
- a CDS encoding tetratricopeptide repeat protein: MTAPAVSVPGAVFGTIGALAAFPLRLAAREVERQHGQLRRGITRRTTHVVFGRTLLAKAGLTKNGDAEIERRIAAERAAGRALISENGFLRLLGLMKGPEASSLSRQSLIEQSRLSGADLDLLSLFDAFEHDGEPYSFRDLILARKYAGLVAGDATWGAIARSVHRSGPVASLTAKSLNVGSQHGRPDAIYLEGGQSELDGQLLFDLGSAAQGDDTLEELFAEAEAAEEGGYHDGAAALYQRCLAIDPSDAIAAFNRANCLRAGGHAAEAAHDYARAIKLDPAFVEAWFNLAGLMSEQGRDASARRHLQKAIALDKSYADPVFNLARLEFDAGNLAEARRLWVRYLELDPESEWGGVAAKGVQFVDMQLARTAG; the protein is encoded by the coding sequence ATGACGGCACCGGCCGTTTCGGTTCCGGGGGCCGTCTTCGGCACGATCGGCGCGCTGGCGGCGTTTCCGCTGAGGCTGGCGGCTCGCGAGGTTGAGCGCCAGCACGGCCAGCTCAGGCGGGGCATCACGCGGCGCACCACGCATGTCGTGTTCGGCCGCACACTTCTTGCCAAGGCTGGATTGACGAAAAACGGCGATGCCGAGATCGAGCGCCGCATCGCCGCCGAGCGTGCGGCGGGGCGCGCTCTGATCAGCGAGAACGGTTTTCTGCGCCTGCTCGGCCTGATGAAGGGGCCGGAGGCGTCGTCACTGTCCAGGCAATCGCTGATCGAGCAATCGCGGCTATCAGGCGCCGACCTTGATCTGCTGTCGCTGTTCGATGCCTTTGAACATGACGGGGAACCCTATTCCTTCCGCGACCTGATCCTGGCGCGCAAATATGCCGGGCTGGTGGCCGGCGATGCGACCTGGGGCGCGATCGCGCGCTCCGTGCACCGCTCCGGCCCGGTCGCCTCGCTCACCGCCAAGTCGCTCAATGTCGGCTCGCAGCATGGCCGGCCCGACGCGATCTATCTCGAAGGCGGGCAGAGCGAGCTCGACGGCCAACTGCTGTTTGATCTGGGTAGCGCGGCACAGGGCGACGACACGCTGGAAGAGTTGTTCGCCGAGGCGGAAGCGGCGGAGGAGGGCGGCTACCATGATGGCGCCGCGGCACTTTACCAGCGCTGTCTCGCCATCGACCCGAGCGACGCCATCGCCGCCTTCAATCGCGCCAACTGCCTGCGCGCCGGCGGCCACGCGGCGGAGGCCGCGCACGACTATGCCCGAGCGATAAAGCTCGACCCGGCCTTCGTCGAAGCCTGGTTCAACCTTGCCGGGCTGATGAGCGAGCAAGGCCGCGACGCCTCAGCGCGGCGGCATTTGCAGAAGGCGATCGCGCTCGACAAGAGCTATGCCGATCCGGTGTTCAACCTGGCCAGGCTGGAATTCGACGCCGGCAATCTCGCCGAGGCGCGGCGGCTTTGGGTGCGGTATCTGGAGCTCGATCCGGAGTCGGAATGGGGCGGGGTGGCGGCCAAGGGCGTGCAGTTCGTCGATATGCAGCTGGCGCGGACGGCGGGGTAA
- a CDS encoding EthD family reductase — MAKMLVIYKTPADPAAFDRHYFDIHLPLAKQLPGLRRYDVSKQPIVNMLPGETPYIVATLYFDSLDAMRAAFATEIGKACAVDRRKYAPDDRVTMLLFDSEAM, encoded by the coding sequence ATGGCCAAGATGCTTGTCATCTACAAAACCCCCGCCGATCCGGCGGCCTTCGACCGGCACTATTTCGACATCCATCTGCCGCTCGCAAAACAGCTTCCGGGGCTGCGGCGCTACGATGTCAGCAAACAGCCGATCGTGAACATGCTACCAGGCGAGACACCCTACATCGTGGCGACCCTCTATTTCGACAGCCTGGACGCCATGCGTGCGGCCTTTGCCACCGAGATCGGCAAGGCCTGCGCCGTCGACCGTCGCAAATACGCGCCTGACGACCGTGTGACGATGCTGCTTTTCGATTCCGAGGCGATGTGA
- a CDS encoding GNAT family N-acetyltransferase, with the protein MDLAGQAVQIAAVDGLPEGEASHPVAVLANDAYTARLHTSLEAVRPLWLRFQESGVCTGHQNYAWAAGIVARLMPQGAELLIVEVNNAVTGAPLMLVPLMLRPAFSHRVIEWLSCGVCDYSAPLLADASAWTAQSAQAAWAAVRSVLPPADRFHITGIPQRISGVANPLALLAAARDSIQTTFGLAIDGDPETVLKRLCKPSFVKEFGKDWRRLERLGGVELVEAGTPAEVEHIFGELVRMRLSRFRELGRFDLLTQEAVVEFYRNAALQGLTDGSVRLFGLRVGEALIAVQYLLVHQGTVHALLIAMDQSVVPNVSPGLLIMGRLMSWARQQGFGYFDLSVGNQSYKGNMGAKGSVLVELCHGYTMRGRAANTAIDVRNRTEAFVRSKPRLLNVAQGLMRGLRRSRGGR; encoded by the coding sequence ATGGATTTGGCAGGCCAGGCAGTGCAAATTGCTGCGGTGGACGGCTTGCCCGAAGGGGAAGCCTCCCATCCTGTGGCCGTTCTCGCGAACGACGCCTACACGGCGCGATTGCACACAAGTCTCGAAGCGGTCAGGCCGCTCTGGCTGCGCTTTCAGGAAAGCGGTGTGTGCACCGGTCACCAGAATTATGCGTGGGCTGCGGGGATCGTCGCGCGGCTGATGCCGCAAGGTGCCGAACTGCTCATCGTTGAAGTGAACAACGCGGTGACGGGTGCGCCCTTAATGCTGGTGCCGCTGATGCTGCGGCCAGCCTTCAGCCATCGGGTGATCGAATGGCTGAGCTGTGGCGTCTGCGACTATTCGGCACCGCTGCTGGCCGATGCGAGCGCGTGGACCGCACAATCCGCGCAGGCTGCGTGGGCGGCGGTGCGTTCCGTGCTGCCACCGGCGGACCGCTTCCATATCACGGGAATACCGCAGCGGATCAGCGGCGTCGCCAATCCGCTGGCCTTGCTCGCGGCCGCGCGCGATTCCATCCAAACCACTTTTGGTCTTGCCATCGACGGCGACCCGGAAACCGTCCTCAAGCGCCTTTGCAAGCCCTCCTTCGTCAAGGAATTCGGCAAGGACTGGCGTCGCCTCGAACGGCTCGGTGGCGTGGAACTGGTCGAGGCCGGTACGCCGGCCGAGGTGGAGCATATCTTCGGCGAACTGGTGCGGATGCGGCTCAGCCGGTTTCGCGAGCTTGGCCGCTTCGATCTGCTGACGCAGGAGGCCGTTGTCGAGTTCTACCGCAACGCAGCTCTGCAGGGCCTGACGGACGGTTCGGTGCGGCTGTTCGGGCTGCGCGTCGGCGAGGCGCTGATCGCGGTTCAATATCTGCTGGTCCATCAAGGGACTGTTCATGCTCTGCTGATAGCTATGGACCAGAGCGTCGTGCCCAACGTCTCACCGGGCCTCTTGATCATGGGCAGGTTGATGAGCTGGGCACGCCAGCAGGGCTTTGGCTATTTCGACCTGTCGGTCGGCAACCAGAGCTACAAGGGAAATATGGGCGCCAAGGGTTCGGTTCTTGTGGAACTCTGCCACGGCTACACGATGCGGGGCAGGGCGGCGAACACCGCAATCGATGTCCGCAACCGGACCGAGGCCTTCGTGCGATCCAAACCACGGCTGCTCAATGTGGCCCAGGGACTGATGCGAGGTTTGCGGCGTTCGCGTGGAGGACGTTGA